Below is a window of Brassica napus cultivar Da-Ae chromosome A5, Da-Ae, whole genome shotgun sequence DNA.
atatcatcttTCCCAAAAGAAAAGAGATATACTACAGAACTTATCTGGAAATGAACTAAAGGAAGACTAGTCCTATATGTAAGAAAATGTGTTTGGTGCGAATTTTTACGAAATGGAATCTTATTTCATTATTATGATAGGTTATGAAATCATTATGGGTATACCAAGGGAAACCATCAGAAAACCAAGTACAAGAAAGGAAAGAAAACGTGCACGAGAAATGACAAAGAGTACTAACCGCATCAGACATGTCGCAGTGGAGTTTGGTTACTGAATCTCCACGGCCCATTTCTTGCGCAAATCCATAAGCAACGTAAGTCTTTGGTCCCATGTCCGGTTTCAAGCAAAAATCAGGCAACTTCACGGCAAGATTTAAAGGCCCACTAACCGGGTGAGTGTACTGCTTCAAAGGCAAACTGCATAAGAACTCCTCACAGTGACGCGGCAAGTTTTCATTGAAGCTCTTCGATGGAGGCCAATCTTTCAGTTTCAGAACACTTGGCCAACCCTCACGATCATAACGGCCTTTTTGGTAACCGGTAAAGAATGCATGAAGATTAATAGATCCCTACATCAATAACAAGTCATCGTATAAGTTAAGAGCATGGCAACAAGTTCCAACTGTAAATTTGACTTGCAACTAATAAAAGACATAAGAGTATGTCGGTAAGAAAAATGAAACTGAGACCATTTTCAGTTTGACTTGCCACGTCTCAGTTTAGAAACATACAACAAGTAAAGCAACCAAGGGGAAGACTGACCTCACAGCAGTCTAGACAATCAATAGCATTAACGTCCAGAAGTGTTTCATGCTTGGTGCTTCTCATCTGACGGCAAGCACGATGCATAACACCTGGTTCCCAGCTTAAACCAGCTGTAGCCTCAAGCACGTTCCTCACAATCACAGGCTCTCCTTTTGCCCAATGATGCTGAAAATGCTTCAGATTAATCTCCTCCTGAGCATCTGTAGCACTTGGAAAATATAGATAATTGTCTTCTGATCCTTCTCGACATGCAGCCTTTAACACGTTTTTGTTGGTGTCCATGTCAATATGACCTTCAGAGTCAAAACAAGGGCATCTCTCTGTGGCCATTTCAGGTAAATCAAAAAGCTTGTTGGCTTCAACAGTTTCTTCAACCTTTTTGACCAATTCTGATACCCAACCATCGGGAAGCACGCGTTTCAACTCTAAAATCCCCTCACCACAACAGCAAGTAATGAGTCCGACTTCATCTGTTTTCCAAGTAGATGGGGGCTTGACAATAGCAAGTAATGGTTCCGGCTCCAGCTTATCATCCGTAGGTTTAccaattttttcttttcctccATGTAGATAATCTAAACCTCTGCTAATGTAATTCCAGTAAACATCCTCCTGACATGCCTGAAGCTTTCCTTTTCGGATCTCCATGGAACATGCAATGCAGATATCAGAACCGCAGCTCGAGCAATGTctatgaaggtcaaagatggCAGTCTGGCAGCTATCACTGTAAACCCAAAGAGTTTAAACAAGAAAGATTAGTAACAGCATAAGAACTTGACATATTCACTAGAATAAGAGTGTCAAGGTGAGTTACCAGTATAGTCTTTCGCCAGGGCTACAATTAGTGTCTTCAGGCTTCACCTCTCCAAACTCCAGTCCTGTGAAACAAAATAAGTATTCTCTTATTATATGAGCCATCACATTGCAACTTCCCAGTTCATAAATATAATGAATGAGAATGCAAACAATACGAAGGGACTAACAAAAACAATAGTAACTTTCCAGCGTTGTTAAAACCAAGGAAAGTACCTGATATATTTGCCTCAGCTTCCTTCTCAAGAACTTGTTCATCGTTTATTTCCTTCAGATGTGGGAGAAGCTTTTGCAGAATATACTTAGAGCATTGGACTTCTTCATCCTTGCTAACCTTGAGGTCTGAATTTAACCCCTACATGATATTGGAGCAATGATTGAGTAATGATAGTTGATAGAattaaagaaaacacacaatcaAGCAAGATATATACTTACTTCCATTTTAGTATCTAGACGCAAGCATGCTCTGCAGTTGCAAGTATTCCAGCAAAACGGGCATTTCTTGGCAATGTCTTCATGTGGGATGCGAGGGTACCTATTATAATTATAGAACAAGTTTTTTCAAGCTtccagaaaacaaaaataaacaaatccagcaaaaaaaaaactacaataaaGGAAGTGGATCACTAAACCCGATTAATACATACGAAAGATGTAATGTAAAATTATAGAGGCATCAACAGGAACTCATGCTCAAAATCCAAATTTTTATCTTGATTCTATCCAATTACATTACAATACAGAGCTCTAAAGTATTTACTTTTAACACTCATAAAGGAAGTAGCAAGAAGCTAACGTCATGGGTAAGTGTGAAAGTAAGAAGAGCAAATCAAGGAGAGGGGAACACTAAACTAAGATTAATCTATAATAAAGAAATGTTGTTACATTATCTACTTTACATTGATTCTATCCAATACAAGCTGTACACTATCTACTTTTAAAACTCATAAAGGAAGTCAGTAGCAAAGAAGCTAACGTCATGGGTAAGTGTGAGAGTAAGATCAGAGCAATACCAAGTTTCTAAGCATTTGTGGCAATAACGCTTCCTATCGCAGCAGTTCTGACACCGCACAACCTCCCCATTATCGTTACGTTGACATTGATGACACATCATGCACTCAGATTCTTCAGCTTTATCCtaaaatataccaaaacaaTAAACAGGTTACTATGTAACCCCACGAATGATGAGCAAAGGAGAGAGCTTTTCACTGACCTCGTCTTTGTTGAGACAACCCACCACCACTTTCCGAGGCCTCTTAGTAACCTTAACAGAGCCTTTAGAAACAAGTTCATCATCCTTCTTCTCGTTTTCGTCTTCTTTCAATGGCCTTTTACGAGAATAAACCTTCTTGAACCTTGGCATTCCATCAGAAGCCTTAATAATCTCTTCAGCTccattctccttcttctctaAACAAGCGATAACACCTTGGTCAACTTTCTTCGTTGACttttcgtcttcttcgttgACTGGATACTTCCGAGGCCTTCCCGGTTTAGCCTTGGGTGTATCACTCGTCTTCTGATCTTCTTCAGGTTTAGCCTTCGGTTTATCATTcgtcttctcctcttcttcagGATTTTTCCGAGGCCTCCCCGGTTTAGCCTTCGGTTTATCATCTGTCTTCTCATCTTCTTGCTTCCCCGGTTTAGCCTTCGGTTTATCATCTGTCTTCCCGTCTTCTTCAGGATTTTTCCGAGGCCTGCCTCGTTTAGCCTTTGGTGTACCATTCATCCTCTCCTCTTCTTCAGGATTTTTCCGAGGCCTTCCCGGTTTAGCCTTGGGTGATGTATCATTCGTCGTCTGGTCTTCTTTCCCAGGACTGCCCGGTTTAGCCTTTAGTGTACCATTCGTCTTCTCGTCTTCTACCGGATTTTTACGAGGCCTGATCGGTTTATCATCAACTTCTTCAGGAATCTTCCGAGGCCTACCCGGTTTAGCCTTTGGTGTACCACTCGTAGTTTGGTCTTCTTCAGGGCTTTTACGAGGCCTGCCTCGTTTCGCCTTAGGCTTGCTTTCGTCGTCATCGTCAATCGGAGGCTCGGCGTAATCAACCGATGATAACGTACAAGCTCTCGGCGCCCTAATCCGAACAGCTCGTGGATTCTGTTCTTCATCAGCAACAACCCTAATAGCTTCCTCCTCTGTAGAACTCATGACTAAAGATTAAACAAATCCTAAACCACTCTTCGAGTCCCCAATCAGAGAAGAGGAATATTATAAAGAAAACGCGAAACCCTAGACACTGTTAACGCGGATTGGCCTATATATTGGGAAACTCTGCTCGCCACAGTTAAAAAGTTTAGGGTCGAATTATTAAAAACGCCTTTTCTCTCTCTTGCGAAAATATGTGCGACTAGGGTTTCTTTTCCTAGCGCCGCCGTCACCGGGCCTCACGCCTGAGGACGAGAACCCCCTCTCCCCCTTCTCACAAAATGGTCTCTTACGCAGCTGCGGTGTCGCTACCGCTTTCCCCCAACCCAATTTCGGATAAGGAAGTCCAGGCACTCGATTCTCAGATCGACGCCAAACTCCAGCTCTCTTCCATTCCGGCATCGATCCCTTCCTCTTCTGCTCCGACGTATGCTGAAAGATTCAAGGCGTCGCTCAGAAATCTTCGTAAGATCTCAGATCCAACCTACCTCGAGGATGGTACACCGGTGGTCCAAGCTCCGCCGGCTGTTCTCCTCCAAGCCTCTGAGCTGTGGAAAGACCACATCGTAGCCCACTTCCATGGTCGACGGCCTCACCCGGCAAAGATCATAGCTGATTTGAACCCGGTGTGGGGAAAGTTTGGAAACATCACAGTCCGCACAGTCTCCGAATCCAGTTGTCTCATCTATGTGCCCTCAGTTCAAACTAGAGAGTGGGTATTACAGGTGGGATATTGGCAGGTTGATCATTGTGCTTTCTCAGTCTATCCCTGGTCAGCAGAAGGGAATCTTCAGGAGCAGGAGCTAAAGACCGCTCCAACTTGGGCCATTCTCCGGAACGTACCACCACAGTTGTACTCCCTCGACGGGATTAGTGTCGTGGCCAGTGCGATTGGAGAGCCCTTGCATACGGAGAAGTCTAGGTTAGACCCGTACCACTTTGGTGACACTAAGGTCAAGATCGAAATCACCCTAGATATGGCCCCTCCCAAGCTGGTTGAAGTTAGAGATGTTCAGGGTAATGCTGTTCGAATCAAAGTGGATTACCCCAGTCTCCCTCCCAAATGTATCAATTGCGATAAGTATGGGCATCTGATTAACCGGTGCACTAAGCCGATAGTTAAGAGGAAAAAGGCGACTGTTCAAGAGAATCCTCCTCAAGATAGAATGGTTTCGACATCAACCGAGCTCAGTCTACAGTCACACCCGAACGAAGAGCTCCATGAGTGCTCAGAGTCTCAGAAGGTTCAGAGTGAATTTCCTGAGCCAAAggctaagaagaagaaaataaagaagagaGGAAGATCAAAGTCTCGCGCTAAGAGTGTCTCTGCTAATAGTAGTCTCTCGATAGCTGGGAACGAAGATAAAGAGGCTCTTTCGGATCAGATTGAGGTGGTGAAAGCTACAGAAGGTGGCCCTGAAATAGCTCCAGTATCTGATAGGGAGGTAGAAGAAGGGGAGGTTCTTCTGGAGGGAGTCCAGTCTTCTGTATTAGTTGAAGTGGCCGCAGCAGAGGCTTCAGAGGAGGAAGAAGTGGTGTCTGAACCGGCCTCTCCTGGAGATGACCCTGAGGATGATGAAAGACTTTGGTTTAAGCATCCTAAAGCTATTCGCAAAGCAATTCGACATGAGTTATGGCACGCTTCTCAGTCAGCAAAAACACCTCCGAAAGGTTTCTCCATCTGGTCTCGGGGTTCGGCCACGAGAAAGAAATTTCCTCTCTAACCGCAAGTCGGGTCTCACTTTGTATATATGAAGATTTTTTCTTGGAATGTTAGGGGTTTGAATAATGATAGTCGGCAGAATAATATTCGGAGTTGGTTAAATAACATGGGATCGTCAGTAGGTGCTTTTGTGGAAACTCGAGTGAGAGAGGAGAACTCGGCTGCAGTAATGTCGGGATTGCTTCGAGGGTGGAAGTTTGATAGTAACTATTCAGAGATAGATGGTGGTAGAATCTGGGTGGTTTGGGAGGAGTCTTTGTCAGTGGTGATTTACAAGAAATCTGAGCAAATGATGGTGTGTGGAGTATTTGATCCGTCTACTCAGGCATATTTGACTGTAGGATTTATTTATGCTTTTAATACAGAGGGTCAAAGGAGACAGTTGTGGGAAGAGCTAGCAAGAGTTGCCAATCATCACTTGGTAAAAGAGAGACCTTTCCTCATTCTAGGCGACTTTAATCAAATCCTGACGGCTTCCGAGCATTTTTCTATTCTTCCTTATGACCTACCGGTTAGAGGAATGGATGAATTTCGAGACTGTTTAGTAGATTGTGAGCTAGAAGATCTGGAGATCAGGGGAGTGTTTTATACTTGGACTAATAACAGACCAGAGGACCCTATTCTTCGCAAGCTTGATAGAGTCATGGGTAATGAAGTTTGGAGGGAAGTTCACTCAGATGTAGTCGCTCAGTTTGAGGCACCAGGAGAGTCTGATCATGCCCCGTGTGTAGTAGAGCTGAGTACAAACTCTGATGTCAGGAAGGTGAGCTTcaagtatttctctttcttggCATCCCATCCACAGTTTTTGGAGGAGGTTTTGGCAGCCTGGCAGAAGGAGATTGCGGTGGGTTCAGAATTATTTTCGCTTGGGCAGCGGCTAAAAGAGGTTAAGAAAGCTTGCAGAAGACTAAATAGGATTGGGT
It encodes the following:
- the LOC106452943 gene encoding lysine-specific demethylase JMJ25-like; amino-acid sequence: MSSTEEEAIRVVADEEQNPRAVRIRAPRACTLSSVDYAEPPIDDDDESKPKAKRGRPRKSPEEDQTTSGTPKAKPGRPRKIPEEVDDKPIRPRKNPVEDEKTNGTLKAKPGSPGKEDQTTNDTSPKAKPGRPRKNPEEEERMNGTPKAKRGRPRKNPEEDGKTDDKPKAKPGKQEDEKTDDKPKAKPGRPRKNPEEEEKTNDKPKAKPEEDQKTSDTPKAKPGRPRKYPVNEEDEKSTKKVDQGVIACLEKKENGAEEIIKASDGMPRFKKVYSRKRPLKEDENEKKDDELVSKGSVKVTKRPRKVVVGCLNKDEDKAEESECMMCHQCQRNDNGEVVRCQNCCDRKRYCHKCLETWYPRIPHEDIAKKCPFCWNTCNCRACLRLDTKMEGLNSDLKVSKDEEVQCSKYILQKLLPHLKEINDEQVLEKEAEANISGLEFGEVKPEDTNCSPGERLYCDSCQTAIFDLHRHCSSCGSDICIACSMEIRKGKLQACQEDVYWNYISRGLDYLHGGKEKIGKPTDDKLEPEPLLAIVKPPSTWKTDEVGLITCCCGEGILELKRVLPDGWVSELVKKVEETVEANKLFDLPEMATERCPCFDSEGHIDMDTNKNVLKAACREGSEDNYLYFPSATDAQEEINLKHFQHHWAKGEPVIVRNVLEATAGLSWEPGVMHRACRQMRSTKHETLLDVNAIDCLDCCEGSINLHAFFTGYQKGRYDREGWPSVLKLKDWPPSKSFNENLPRHCEEFLCSLPLKQYTHPVSGPLNLAVKLPDFCLKPDMGPKTYVAYGFAQEMGRGDSVTKLHCDMSDAVNVLTHVSEVTIKEEEKKSTIEKLKRKHAAQDVKELFGSVPNYKEKIEILENTNEEEVKNLEADGGALWDIFRREDVPKLEKYLLSHHKEFRHFFCSPVSKVVHPIHDQSFYLTRYHKMILKEEYGIEPWTFVQKLGDAVLIPVGCPHQVRNLKSCTKVALDFVSPENISECFRLTKEYRLLPPNHHSKEDKLQIKNMVIFAIDKALEDLDPNYRSHVAKEEEKKVTKTGRKRKNREMSNGANVLA